A DNA window from Hordeum vulgare subsp. vulgare chromosome 1H, MorexV3_pseudomolecules_assembly, whole genome shotgun sequence contains the following coding sequences:
- the LOC123441336 gene encoding uncharacterized protein LOC123441336, with translation MPSASKSKAKDRAAAFKAAKEQPKVAVKPVGNGTGASTYNNLSGKFHLLEPSSSLLGSQGNEKLRNTDEIDEHSRSSHGTGDFDCASNNGSCSGESEDTKEKSTGTAPRVDSIPGCDLDKREKIRQKNEKKHQRQKERRAQELHERCKGYLMSRKLETLAQKLVAMGFSSDQATMALIHNEGCLEESVAWLCNFDGSDETKQQVAAAQQSAANLKIDITDELAKIVILEAKFKCTKQEVERAIVSSEGDMEKAEEALKTQKQESATTASKPEGSSDSSGLVNKQQVMLAQNPARPQTNGFSSVGAPQMRRDEKDVNYKLLVNGSGPKEPAVKGFQPLATTMKSELVRQQFFQPEKRRVNVNSVPSVPYVTSAPVPVAVPQIKAETRHVPAVNEMKSAMHNGSLRDPVVVMQRPQSAAAKQSLPSTSHSMFASEPSSREWYMNGASGVDMMLNGGLGHGLRNMSLENANSAKQQQFMQANHQQSFVSNPVELAANGWGGTWGPGGASSSQAGASAHGTFRGGWSSSEPSPALSHADWRGNAPAPCDYTSIDWSLDTTLLNPAAKSEWLSDTWSTMFMGGRSTRPAGGNLGAGGMNGLLHESSSSLPMDPAPSPRPYEWPSFCRGGSS, from the coding sequence ATGCCGTCTGCGTCCAAATCCAAGGCAAAGGATAGGGCAGCTGCTTTTAAAGCAGCAAAAGAGCAACCTAAGGTGGCTGTCAAGCCAGTGGGAAATGGCACCGGTGCTAGTACTTACAACAATCTCTCTGGAAAATTTCATCTtttggagccatcatcctctttGCTGGGTAGCCAGGGTAACGAAAAATTGAGGAATACAGATGAAATAGACGAGCATTCTCGTAGCTCGCATGGTACAGGGGATTTTGATTGCGCCTCAAATAATGGCAGCTGTTCTGGCGAGTCAgaagatacaaaggaaaaatcaaCCGGCACAGCGCCTCGAGTGGACTCTATTCCTGGATGTGATCTTGATAAACGTGAGAAGATCAgacagaagaatgagaagaagcatCAAAGGCAAAAGGAGAGGCGTGCCCAGGAATTGCACGAGCGTTGCAAAGGATACCTAATGTCCAGAAAGTTGGAGACACTTGCTCAGAAGCTTGTTGCAATGGGTTTCTCATCAGACCAGGCAACGATGGCCCTTATACATAATGAGGGCTGTCTTGAGGAGTCTGTTGCCTGGCTATGTAATTTTGATGGCAGTGATGAAACGAAGCAGCAAGTTGCAGCAGCTCAACAGTCTGCAGCTAATTTGAAGATTGATATAACTGATGAGCTCGCAAAGATTGTGATCCTGGAGGCTAAATTTAAGTGTACAAAGCAAGAGGTAGAAAGAGCTATTGTTTCTTCTGAGGGTGATATGGAAAAGGCTGAGGAGGCCTTGAAGACACAGAAGCAAGAATCAGCAACAACCGCATCCAAGCCTGAAGGGTCtagtgattcaagtggcttggttAACAAACAGCAGGTCATGCTTGCACAGAACCCAGCAAGGCCTCAAACAAATGGGTTCTCTTCAGTAGGGGCTCCGCAAATGAGGAGAGATGAGAAGGACGTAAACTACAAGCTTTTAGTAAATGGCAGTGGTCCAAAAGAACCCGCAGTTAAAGGGTTCCAACCGTTGGCCACAACAATGAAGTCAGAGTTGGTCCGTCAACAGTTTTTTCAACCCGAGAAGAGACGGGTTAATGTCAATTCGGTTCCATCAGTTCCTTATGTGACATCTGCTCCGGTGCCTGTTGCAGTGCCTCAAATTAAGGCAGAAACACGACATGTGCCAGCAGTCAATGAGATGAAAAGTGCAATGCATAACGGAAGCTTGCGAGATCCGGTAGTTGTAATGCAGCGTCCTCAATCCGCAGCTGCCAAGCAAAGTCTGCCGTCCACAAGCCATAGTATGTTTGCATCAGAGCCATCTTCAAGGGAATGGTACATGAATGGCGCATCAGGGGTGGATATGATGTTGAATGGTGGTTTAGGGCATGGACTACGTAATATGAGTTTGGAGAACGCTAATTCTGCCAAGCAGCAGCAGTTCATGCAAGCAAACCATCAACAAAGTTTTGTCTCCAATCCTGTAGAGCTGGCTGCTAATGGTTGGGGTGGTACATGGGGCCCTGGAGGTGCATCGTCTTCCCAGGCTGGGGCGTCGGCACATGGGACATTTAGAGGAGGATGGAGCTCATCCGAGCCCTCTCCTGCTTTATCTCATGCTGATTGGAGAGGCAATGCGCCAGCACCGTGCGACTACACTTCAATAGATTGGAGCCTCGACACAACATTGTTAAACCCTGCAGCAAAGAGCGAATGGCTGTCCGACACATGGTCAACCATGTTCATGGGTGGCAGATCCACAAGGCCTGCTGGGGGAAACCTTGGTGCGGGAGGCATGAATGGGTTGCTGCATGAGAGCAGCAGTAGTCTTCCAATGGATCCTGCTCCATCACCCCGCCCTTATGAGTGGCCTTCTTTCTGCAGGGGCGGATCTTCCTAG